A single Prevotella sp. E15-22 DNA region contains:
- a CDS encoding DUF1835 domain-containing protein: MAAKNLHIVPSDQTAKRVFRIVNCPDSDEIVVCPVVFSCGILPKTYDKKELEDTAEFLRLYSYYSLYDFVHKEYSAYDKVIVWHGRTAEELLLLYMMADLTKDNLYEIDLADCEEFFVYFQKHSLYHYPVITTHFLEPEDMDKYDWLNDYLKKVNVEQHEKYKREWKYWRKSPSLLRVCKKNNFKIESVDPEYIEGLMHKIINQKWFYWLCDPIKYAALIDNIVPELYSFQDRVDWCYNIADYVLRNCETVKENCYVDMYDIIQWKEAYMLTKLMEQSKLREIRPSIRKEVNSMTYEY, encoded by the coding sequence ATGGCAGCAAAAAACTTACACATCGTTCCTTCGGATCAAACTGCGAAAAGAGTCTTCAGAATAGTAAATTGTCCAGATTCCGATGAAATAGTAGTTTGTCCTGTAGTCTTTAGTTGTGGTATCCTTCCTAAGACATATGATAAGAAAGAACTTGAAGACACGGCAGAATTCTTACGACTCTATTCCTATTATAGTTTATACGACTTTGTTCATAAAGAATACTCTGCCTACGACAAGGTCATTGTCTGGCATGGAAGAACGGCAGAGGAGCTACTTCTGTTATATATGATGGCAGACCTGACAAAAGATAATCTATATGAAATAGACCTAGCAGATTGTGAAGAATTCTTTGTATACTTTCAAAAGCATTCCTTATACCATTATCCAGTGATTACAACACATTTCTTGGAACCTGAAGACATGGATAAATATGATTGGCTAAATGATTATCTAAAAAAAGTGAATGTGGAACAACATGAAAAATATAAAAGAGAGTGGAAGTACTGGAGGAAATCACCTTCCTTGCTTAGAGTTTGTAAAAAGAACAACTTCAAAATAGAATCAGTTGATCCTGAATATATAGAAGGGCTTATGCATAAAATTATAAATCAAAAATGGTTTTATTGGCTTTGTGATCCTATCAAATATGCGGCTCTCATTGATAATATTGTTCCAGAATTGTATTCATTCCAAGATCGTGTTGATTGGTGCTACAATATTGCTGATTATGTTTTAAGGAACTGTGAGACGGTTAAAGAAAACTGTTATGTTGATATGTACGATATAATACAGTGGAAAGAAGCCTATATGCTCACAAAACTGATGGAACAAAGTAAACTAAGGGAAATCAGGCCTAGTATTAGAAAAGAGGTTAATTCTATGACATATGAGTATTAA
- a CDS encoding YbjQ family protein — MIITSTNDIKGYKITRYLGLINMNVVVGVNFFSDFFASITDVFGGYSTEYQSKLDKIYADAINSLEFKANALRADAIIGVHFDFDEISGKGKQMFMVTAYGTAVMAEPIVEVPRKVERYEVYERLYNLSKFMEKGVITPEQYEDEKKSILFRFEEAITKELEDIKVENANKEVEIQAQLAYQEKIEKERIELERVKEEKRKEELARMSEKEKFALLRKEKEEDINKAVDLFTTNAPLLLVKIRELLENNIKDPKDKLSKLTKPEIDSANYDDLGLKSTDNVAYCIGQFLLKERYADACKYYIDLVNDDDISEAISYINSVYDILSFKSQSAFVAMAKNLVELKVLGKDEEAINEFANYALCSKDIAKQVIEML, encoded by the coding sequence ATGATTATTACTTCCACAAATGATATTAAAGGATACAAGATAACCAGATATCTTGGCCTTATTAATATGAATGTTGTAGTCGGCGTAAATTTCTTTTCCGACTTCTTTGCATCTATCACTGATGTTTTTGGGGGATATTCAACTGAATACCAATCAAAGCTTGATAAAATATATGCAGATGCAATTAATTCCTTAGAATTCAAAGCAAATGCTTTACGAGCTGATGCTATTATTGGTGTTCATTTTGATTTTGATGAAATTAGTGGAAAAGGTAAACAAATGTTTATGGTTACTGCTTATGGAACAGCTGTAATGGCTGAGCCAATTGTAGAAGTGCCCAGAAAAGTAGAAAGATACGAAGTTTATGAGAGACTTTATAACTTATCCAAATTTATGGAAAAGGGAGTAATTACTCCAGAGCAATATGAAGATGAAAAGAAGAGTATTCTCTTTAGGTTTGAAGAGGCTATAACTAAGGAACTTGAAGATATTAAGGTTGAGAATGCAAATAAGGAAGTTGAAATTCAGGCTCAACTTGCTTATCAAGAGAAGATAGAAAAAGAGCGCATTGAATTAGAAAGAGTAAAGGAGGAAAAGAGAAAAGAAGAGTTAGCGAGGATGTCTGAAAAAGAAAAGTTTGCTTTACTCAGAAAGGAAAAAGAGGAGGATATCAATAAGGCAGTAGATCTTTTCACTACCAATGCACCTTTGCTTTTGGTAAAAATTAGAGAATTACTAGAGAATAATATAAAAGATCCTAAAGATAAACTGTCGAAACTAACCAAGCCTGAAATCGATTCTGCAAATTACGATGATTTGGGATTGAAGTCAACGGATAATGTTGCTTATTGTATTGGACAGTTCTTGTTAAAAGAAAGATATGCAGATGCTTGTAAATACTACATTGACCTTGTCAATGATGATGATATAAGTGAAGCTATATCTTATATTAATAGCGTATATGATATATTGTCCTTTAAGAGTCAATCAGCTTTTGTGGCTATGGCTAAGAATCTTGTAGAATTAAAGGTACTAGGTAAAGATGAAGAAGCAATTAATGAATTTGCTAATTATGCGCTTTGTAGTAAAGATATCGCTAAACAAGTAATTGAGATGCTTTAG
- a CDS encoding N-acetylmuramoyl-L-alanine amidase: MRPIKEIIVHCTASPEGREMTVKQIDDIHRTQNKWRCIGYHKVIYLDGSIHEGRDINEMGAHCSEDGHNRHSIGIVYVGGCARDGKTPKDTRTPEQKVALANLLEELHKKYPNATLHGHRELVCSLKKKDPHHPCSRCKGYPALCIYAKKSCPSFDVHEYDYIFKNPSK, translated from the coding sequence ATGCGACCGATTAAGGAAATCATTGTCCATTGTACTGCTTCGCCTGAAGGTCGTGAGATGACCGTCAAGCAGATTGACGACATCCACCGCACCCAGAACAAATGGCGCTGCATCGGTTATCACAAAGTGATATACCTCGACGGCTCTATCCACGAAGGTCGCGACATCAACGAGATGGGTGCCCATTGCTCCGAGGACGGACACAACCGCCATAGCATCGGCATCGTCTATGTCGGTGGCTGTGCCCGTGATGGCAAGACGCCCAAGGATACACGAACGCCAGAACAAAAGGTAGCGTTGGCAAATCTCTTGGAAGAGCTTCACAAGAAATATCCCAACGCCACCTTACACGGACACCGTGAGCTGGTCTGCAGCCTGAAGAAGAAGGATCCTCATCATCCCTGCAGCCGCTGCAAAGGCTATCCAGCCCTCTGCATCTATGCCAAGAAATCATGCCCATCGTTTGATGTGCACGAATACGATTACATCTTTAAAAATCCATCAAAATGA
- a CDS encoding phage tail tape measure protein yields MSDINTNATVTLTVNGKQAQDMLDNLKKKSFELEKAIENAAKAGNKADLKKLQRELKQTNRQISQIESAAVGVEKVLKNLDKATPKELNKTLYTLKQQLNGIERGTVEWNRQAEAIKKVKAEIARVNADLIEGEGFWDRFNRKMNDWQTTLMGMIAAVTGLIMAGRSAVKAFADMDAEMANVRKFTGMSKEQVEDLNEEFKKMDTRTAREQLNVLAEEAGKLGKQSKEDILGFVRAADQINVALDELGDGATLTLSKLTTIFGDEERLGTEKALLSVGSVINELSQNCTASAPYLANFAKRMAGVGAQAEMTIPQIMGFAAVLDSQGQAVEMSATAVSKLIMDMFKQQDKVIKATGMNAEKFKEALAKGTNEGLLMLLDTLNKLGNIDVLAPVFKDMGENGARAAQVISALAGNLDMVKWEQEEAAKAFAEATSVTKEYNVQNTTVQAGLDKARKRVKEMAIELGEKLQPVMKHVLSSTTLMLKFLSTLVDFVIKYKTVLLTLTVAVVGYYTAVKLQYLWSLRYIAVQKLKAAALVVEDALLAASILRHKVLRGEITAAAAAQLYFNKVLKMNPMGAAIAAATILIGLYVKFAKSSNAAAEAKKRLLEVEEEADRSAYNEISKIERLRKTVEDETLSVNNRRKAIEDLQQIVPGYHASISEEGRLYGHNVKILKNYTEQLKNSARIKAALDKLPEAEKERDKWFNEAPENIQDAYLNEKIFHKSETDAMREATVSPSGYRAWKAKLQKLDAAVAQYNSIVDTMTAANQKLADEAAALGDSGSGGGSGDFTPTVNTEPKKEERFKEEKDWKAKEEALNRISYATGKASYEQYQKRILEIEVEYQKKILEHKDLTEQEKLDAQASYYEAQQKQVEQHTKVTVEQENQFYNEAVALQKQRYIDGEVSTEVYQQTIELLELNHLRRMSTMYDEGTSEYVQAQKAYQDKLISDQKKHQQETETAEKKHQDYLSQIKKDYFGDNKGERVSKYMADLEALRQVYDLEVKAAGDSAQEKLRIEEAYQKAKKALRHKYGIDELENNKNFLEEWTEDMQEWLQSDMGKAVTGSLEVISSGMSSIFQQLSTIVQAEADIQVAAIEKRYKTEISNAEGNNYQVKKLEEKKEKEIAKVKNEANKKMYKMQVMQAIAQTATAALNAYSSAAAVPVIGYILAPIAAATAVAAGLMQVEAIKKQQEAASAQGYAKGGFTPEGRKNEVAGVVHKGEWVASQELLQSPVARPMIDALDYAQRTNTIGSLRSEDVSRSIVAPSVYAQSSQSSPTVIVQAPESDAQTEIAATHAAMKEYALVMRQLKDRLNEPFVTVNTVTGDTGIKQAQDEYEQLMRNKTPKSRRK; encoded by the coding sequence ATGTCCGACATCAATACCAACGCAACTGTCACCCTTACCGTCAATGGCAAGCAGGCGCAGGATATGCTGGATAACCTAAAAAAGAAATCCTTTGAGCTGGAGAAAGCCATTGAGAATGCAGCTAAGGCAGGAAACAAGGCAGATTTGAAGAAGCTCCAGAGGGAACTGAAGCAGACCAACCGCCAGATTTCGCAAATAGAATCGGCGGCTGTCGGTGTGGAAAAGGTACTGAAGAACCTCGATAAGGCTACACCGAAGGAGTTAAACAAGACGCTCTACACCTTGAAGCAGCAGCTCAACGGTATAGAGCGTGGCACCGTTGAATGGAACCGTCAGGCTGAAGCAATCAAAAAGGTAAAAGCAGAAATAGCCCGTGTCAACGCTGACCTTATCGAAGGAGAAGGTTTCTGGGACCGCTTCAACCGCAAGATGAACGACTGGCAAACAACCCTGATGGGTATGATTGCTGCCGTTACAGGACTGATTATGGCCGGACGTTCTGCTGTCAAGGCGTTTGCGGACATGGACGCAGAGATGGCCAACGTCCGCAAATTCACGGGTATGAGCAAGGAACAGGTGGAGGACCTGAACGAAGAGTTCAAGAAGATGGACACCCGTACCGCCCGCGAACAGCTGAACGTACTTGCGGAGGAAGCGGGTAAGCTTGGTAAGCAGTCGAAAGAGGATATTTTGGGCTTTGTTCGTGCTGCAGACCAAATAAACGTGGCTCTAGACGAGCTGGGCGACGGGGCAACCTTGACACTGTCAAAGTTGACCACGATATTCGGTGACGAAGAACGGCTGGGAACGGAGAAAGCACTGCTGTCCGTCGGTTCTGTCATCAACGAGCTCTCGCAGAACTGTACGGCATCGGCGCCATATTTGGCCAACTTCGCAAAGCGAATGGCTGGTGTTGGTGCCCAGGCGGAGATGACTATCCCGCAGATCATGGGCTTTGCGGCTGTCCTGGATTCTCAGGGACAGGCCGTAGAAATGTCGGCAACCGCCGTTTCTAAGCTCATCATGGATATGTTCAAGCAGCAGGATAAGGTCATCAAGGCCACTGGCATGAATGCCGAGAAGTTCAAGGAGGCTCTGGCAAAGGGTACTAATGAAGGCTTGCTCATGCTGCTTGATACCTTGAACAAACTGGGCAATATCGATGTACTTGCTCCAGTATTCAAGGATATGGGAGAGAACGGTGCCCGTGCAGCACAGGTCATTTCTGCTCTGGCTGGTAATCTGGATATGGTAAAATGGGAACAGGAGGAAGCTGCCAAGGCATTCGCCGAGGCTACTTCTGTTACCAAGGAATACAACGTACAGAACACCACGGTACAGGCTGGTCTGGATAAGGCCCGTAAGCGTGTCAAGGAGATGGCTATAGAGTTGGGCGAAAAGCTGCAGCCTGTGATGAAACATGTACTTTCATCTACCACGCTGATGCTGAAGTTCCTTTCTACGCTGGTGGATTTCGTCATCAAGTACAAGACTGTTTTGCTTACGCTGACTGTTGCGGTCGTTGGCTATTATACCGCTGTAAAGCTGCAATATCTTTGGTCACTTCGCTATATAGCAGTTCAGAAGTTAAAGGCTGCTGCATTGGTGGTAGAGGATGCTCTACTTGCTGCTTCCATCCTTAGGCACAAGGTGCTTCGTGGTGAGATTACTGCAGCTGCTGCAGCTCAGCTATACTTCAACAAGGTTTTGAAGATGAATCCAATGGGTGCAGCTATTGCCGCAGCCACTATCCTGATTGGGCTTTACGTGAAGTTTGCCAAATCAAGCAATGCAGCAGCCGAAGCGAAGAAGCGACTGTTGGAGGTTGAGGAAGAGGCAGACCGCAGCGCATACAATGAGATTTCAAAGATTGAGCGTCTGAGAAAGACTGTAGAGGACGAGACACTTTCCGTCAACAACAGACGAAAGGCCATCGAGGATCTTCAGCAGATTGTTCCAGGTTATCATGCCAGCATCTCTGAAGAGGGGCGACTGTATGGCCATAACGTGAAGATCTTGAAGAACTATACGGAACAGCTGAAGAACTCTGCCCGCATAAAAGCGGCTCTGGATAAGTTGCCAGAGGCAGAGAAAGAGCGTGATAAGTGGTTTAACGAGGCACCAGAAAACATTCAAGACGCCTATCTAAACGAGAAAATCTTTCATAAGTCTGAGACAGATGCCATGCGTGAGGCGACTGTCAGCCCTTCTGGCTACAGAGCTTGGAAAGCAAAGCTTCAGAAGCTGGATGCTGCAGTAGCCCAGTATAACAGTATCGTTGATACCATGACTGCCGCCAATCAGAAACTGGCGGACGAAGCTGCAGCACTTGGTGATAGCGGTAGCGGAGGTGGCAGCGGTGACTTCACACCGACTGTCAATACAGAGCCGAAAAAGGAAGAGCGCTTCAAGGAGGAAAAGGACTGGAAAGCCAAAGAGGAAGCGCTGAATCGTATCAGTTATGCTACAGGTAAGGCAAGCTATGAACAATACCAGAAGCGTATCTTGGAAATTGAAGTCGAGTACCAGAAGAAGATTCTGGAGCATAAAGACCTGACGGAACAGGAAAAGCTGGATGCTCAGGCAAGCTATTATGAGGCACAGCAAAAGCAGGTAGAGCAGCATACCAAGGTGACTGTTGAACAGGAAAACCAATTCTACAATGAAGCAGTAGCCCTTCAGAAGCAGCGCTATATCGATGGAGAGGTTTCAACAGAAGTCTATCAACAGACAATTGAACTGTTGGAGTTGAACCATCTACGCCGCATGAGCACAATGTATGACGAAGGAACTTCTGAATATGTACAGGCTCAGAAGGCATACCAAGACAAACTGATTTCCGACCAGAAGAAGCACCAGCAAGAGACGGAAACAGCCGAAAAGAAACACCAGGATTATCTCAGCCAAATCAAGAAAGATTATTTTGGTGACAACAAGGGTGAGCGCGTCAGCAAATATATGGCCGACCTGGAGGCATTGCGTCAGGTTTATGACCTGGAAGTTAAAGCAGCAGGTGACAGCGCACAGGAGAAATTGCGCATCGAAGAGGCATATCAGAAGGCGAAGAAGGCCTTGCGACATAAATACGGAATCGACGAGCTCGAGAATAACAAGAATTTCCTAGAGGAATGGACGGAGGACATGCAGGAATGGCTACAGTCGGACATGGGCAAGGCCGTCACTGGTTCCTTGGAAGTCATCAGTTCCGGAATGAGCAGCATCTTCCAACAGCTTTCTACTATTGTTCAGGCAGAAGCTGATATTCAGGTAGCAGCTATCGAGAAGCGCTACAAGACAGAAATCTCCAATGCAGAGGGTAATAACTACCAAGTGAAGAAGCTGGAGGAAAAGAAGGAAAAAGAGATTGCCAAGGTTAAGAACGAGGCCAACAAGAAGATGTATAAGATGCAAGTCATGCAGGCCATCGCTCAGACAGCTACGGCAGCACTTAATGCTTATAGTTCTGCAGCAGCTGTACCTGTCATCGGTTATATCCTGGCACCAATTGCCGCTGCTACAGCGGTTGCTGCAGGTCTGATGCAGGTAGAAGCCATTAAGAAACAGCAGGAAGCGGCCAGCGCACAAGGCTATGCCAAAGGTGGTTTTACCCCTGAAGGTAGAAAGAACGAGGTGGCCGGCGTCGTTCACAAAGGAGAATGGGTAGCATCGCAAGAGTTGCTGCAGTCCCCCGTAGCCCGCCCGATGATTGATGCCCTGGACTATGCCCAGCGAACGAACACTATAGGATCGTTACGCTCGGAGGATGTTTCAAGAAGCATCGTAGCTCCAAGCGTGTACGCACAGTCCAGTCAATCTTCGCCAACAGTTATAGTGCAGGCTCCAGAGAGCGATGCACAGACTGAAATAGCAGCCACTCATGCCGCCATGAAAGAATATGCCCTGGTCATGAGACAACTGAAAGACCGCCTGAACGAGCCTTTTGTAACTGTCAACACAGTTACTGGAGATACTGGTATCAAGCAGGCTCAGGATGAATATGAACAGCTGATGAGAAATAAAACCCCAAAATCAAGGAGAAAGTAA